AATTTTGGTTTTGCACTATGTGGCTGCACCGTCATTCCGGCATTTCAATTTGCAGATTTTGAATTGGGAAAAAGGGCCGATTTAACAGAATCCTATCCACAACACAGTTCACTCATCACCCATCTTACCAGAACCTAAAAATGCAGCCAGTAAAATTCCATCCTCCGGTTATCGATGCCATAACAGTTTGCCTGAAGGCCATTTTTGAAGAGCAGAAAGTGGCCGACAAGGTGGTGAATTTTTACCTGAAAGAACATAAACTGTTCGGATCCAGAGACAGAAGCATGATCGCTGAGACGGCCTATGACATTGTACGATGGAAGCTGAAGTATCAATATTTACTGGCAACCTACAGTGAACAGCTGACAAAATACAAACACCTGATTCTAATAAGTTTATTAAACAGGAATTACAACATAAATAACATCGATACATTTGAAGTTACAGAAGCTGACATAAACCAGCTAAAAGAGATTATTAAGCAGCCCATTGCGGAAAAGCATATCGATCAATCCTATCCGGAGACGTTTTATACCTTTTGTACGGAAAGCATCGGTGAACGATGGCACCAACTGGCAGCAGCCCTAAACAAAATGCCGGGAATCTTTATTCGGGTAAACACATTAAAGACAACGAGGGATGAATTATTAAAATTACTTGAGAAAGAAGAAATTGCCATCCAAATACCGAGCCTTCCGCTGACAACAAACGAATCATACACCACTATTCAGATACTTTCAAAGAACAATCTGAAAAATAATACGCTTTACAAACAGGGCTTCTTTGAATTCCAGGATATTGGTTCTCAGGCAATAGGCCGGTTTGCAGCGGATGCCATTGCTGAAACAACAGGATTGAAAAGCATACGCATCCTGGATATGTGCGCAGGTGCAGGCGGAAAAACGCTTCAACTTTCCTGTTTATTAAAGAACCAAGGGAAAATTTTTGCGACAGATTACAACCCGTCCAGGATAAAACAACTGGCCTACAGGGCAGCACAGGCGGGGTGTAAAAATATCGAAATCACGGATTATAATGAGGCAAAAAAAATGAATGAATTTGATATCATCCTGATTGATGCACCCTGCAGCGGCAGCGGCACATTTAAACGGCAACCTGATTTAAAATACAAAATAACACCGGAAAAAATCCAGGAGTATCAGCTCATCCAAGCCTCCTTACTGGAAAGTTGTAAAAACAAACTGCGAAAAAACGGTAAAATCATCTACGCCACCTGCAGTGTACTGCCAGAGGAAAATGAATTACAGCTCCGGCATTTCTTAACGGAAAATACTG
The genomic region above belongs to Sphingobacteriales bacterium and contains:
- a CDS encoding RsmB/NOP family class I SAM-dependent RNA methyltransferase, which produces MQPVKFHPPVIDAITVCLKAIFEEQKVADKVVNFYLKEHKLFGSRDRSMIAETAYDIVRWKLKYQYLLATYSEQLTKYKHLILISLLNRNYNINNIDTFEVTEADINQLKEIIKQPIAEKHIDQSYPETFYTFCTESIGERWHQLAAALNKMPGIFIRVNTLKTTRDELLKLLEKEEIAIQIPSLPLTTNESYTTIQILSKNNLKNNTLYKQGFFEFQDIGSQAIGRFAADAIAETTGLKSIRILDMCAGAGGKTLQLSCLLKNQGKIFATDYNPSRIKQLAYRAAQAGCKNIEITDYNEAKKMNEFDIILIDAPCSGSGTFKRQPDLKYKITPEKIQEYQLIQASLLESCKNKLRKNGKIIYATCSVLPEENELQLRHFLTENTGFTLINAMQLSPTQYEGDGFFMAEIAKKSMEG